The genome window AGGACCGTACGGCTGTTCGCTATTTTTGCTATAACTACGGAACGCGCAATTTCGGCCGATTTTATCTGATCATCAGCCCTTCGGTATTGTTCCCTTCGTAAGAGGACGTTGCCGGAAACGGGACCTTGAACGCGAGCTAGGAATCGACCGTTTTCAGATAAAAAAGAGACAGCCACGCCCCTTGCTCCGCATAAACCGAGCAGCGGAGGACTGCACGCAACCTGTCCGAAACAAATAATACTACATAGTGTATGTATTGGAACGCGCAATTTCGTTTCCTGCTCTACTTTAATAAGGACCGTTTCACCGTCGCGAGAGAGATAACTGCCCTGAGTCGTCACGTATAGCGTGTTCAGCAAATGCTTCATCTATTTTCTTCTCCATCCATATCTTGCTTCAGCGATGAGGAAATAATCGATCCGAGATATCTGCTTGCCTTTCTTCTCTTCTCTGTGGATTTCGGAAGACACACGTCAATCAGCGAACAACTTTCACAACGTTTGCCGTAATGGGCATGCGGTGTAGTTTTTTCTTCGGATAGCTCATGCAAACGCCTGGCTAAGGTTTTAGTTTCCTCCCGCAGTGCATCTGTGAAAATGATTTGATATCTACACCTTGACTTTCCGTAGAAGAAACAGCCTTCGGAAACGAGCGCCCTGAGCATCTCCTCCAAACAAAGAGCCTGTGCACAGAGCTGCACTTCGTCGCAATGGTCTATTTTCGGCCGACCTCGCTTATATTCAATGATCCGAATAGAGGCATTTCCTGGGTCAGACTCCTCGAATTCCACAACATCGGCCTGCCCGACAAGGCCCAGACTGAAAGACCTAAGACGAAGGGACCGTATGATCTTTACGCCCCCTCTACATTCCGAGTCGGCTTCGTGGACTTTCTCGTGCAATTGTTTTCCTTCCACGGTAAACACATTGTCCTGCCAAACCCGCTCAAGGTGTATCAAAGCCCATTGGCGCTCGCAAAATGCCAAGTGCTGGAGTGCAGAAATCGGCAGCAATTCGTCCTCAGAATACATATGAATCACTTCAGTTGGTGACAGGTATAATATTAAAAACTTGCTTCAATGGTTCACTATCAAGCGCTATCCGGTAATCAGAGAAAGAGCGCGCAGGGCCTTCCGAAACGCGTTCCGCGCTCACCCGAGAGAAAAGCTCGTATGCAGCTTTGTTGCCAAGGGCCGACTGATGCTCGAAGGCAACAACTGCTCGGGTGCACATCATGCCACGCGCCGCCGAACGGTCATGTTCGAACATGTTAACAAGCGCCTCCCAGAAGAGATCCAGGTCTTCCTGAGAGAATCCTGTTTGCGCGGCAAGATGTGCGGAGATAAACCCGTGTGCCCGATAAAGGGCGTAAGGTACAGTGAATTTTCGGCCCATGGTGCGGTTATCTCCGCTTTGTCTTTCGGCTTCGGCCTCAGTCGCTACGGCCATCCGCGTTATACTGTGTTCTAAAGCGACGATTGGTTCGACAGAGCGTGCAAAGGTAAGCTGAACGGGACCACGAACCTGTCCGCAATTGGGAGCTGTTTTTAGTGAAAGCACTGCGCCGAAAGTTCTAATGTCATAAAAATTCTTACACATCCACTCCCTTCCTTTTTCGGTTTCCTCCGCGGTCGGCTTTCTTGCTTTTGATCCCTTAAGCACGTTATCAACAAACTTCTTTACTTCTTTTCCGAGGTTCATATCTTTGATCAAGTCTTTGATCAACTTAACATCAGCGCTAGCTTCAACAACGAGCAACGATTGATTGTCTTCTTCCACGATTTTTAAACCCTCAGGCAAAGCCAAATCGTTTATAGCATCCTCGAGTTCTTTGGGAATCAGATTACGACTCTCTTGCCCTAAGGGGATGCCAAGATTTTCGAACGCTTCCCAGTGTGACTTACCAAGCACAGCCTTTTCTTTAATGTATATGTCGTATGGTCTATGGTAGTTTTTGGTTAACGCAACATAATTTCGCACTTTTCGTTTCAAACAAACATCGGTCACTAGCCCCATGCCGGTTTCTGCGTCAATTCGAGGCAGATTCCCGGCGTCTGGATCGCCGTTAGGGTTACCGTCCTGCACATCAAAGAAAATAACAAAATCGTACCTTTTGTTGATCTGGCCCATTTTTTTTAATGCCCTCCCTATTAATTGAAATTAGACTACTGATCGTTTTTCCTTTTTTGGAAAAAATCTTGACGTTGATGGTAGTATCCTATGGCAAAAAGAGCCTGTTGGTCTATTGTCAAATACCTGGGAAAGCTGTTGATCTCCTCCATGATTTCACCGATTTCTCTTTCAAAGTATAGCTTGCGACTTTTGCTTTCGAGCTTGGCAAGATGGTGATTTTTTAACTTAAGCAGCTGAGGGAAAACCGAAACTGGGCTTGATGAGGCAGCCCCGTAAAAACGATCACGAATAGTCGTATTGATATTTGGATGTGATTCCTCCTGAATTTTTTCCAACACGGAAAATAGCCTGCCGAGCCTGTAAGCCGTGTTCTTGTTGCTTTTGTCCAATCCCACACCTAAAGCCTCCTTTCTCAAACCTGCATAATTTTTCTGGAAACGATTAATACAACCCTTTAAAATTGCGGCACGCGTCCTGCCTACCCTGCGTTCTGCTCGTATGCGGGAAATGCATTGTTGCAGAAGAGTCCTCGGGTATGGAGTGCCGTCTATCACACTTGCCAATACGTCGCCCGCAAGTTTTGGGAGAACGTTTTCTGTTTTGTTATCCAATGCTGTCGAACGAACGAGTTGGCTCAGCGTCAGGTACTCTGGATCGTTAGGACTCTTGATTATGTTGATGTCTTCAAAATGCTGGATTATCTTCTCTGCGAATTCTTTGAGTGTGCCCGATCTCCAAAGACGGACTGAAATTCTTGCAGTGTTCGGAGCTAAACCGAGTACATAAAAACGTTCTTCACTGGCTGCGGGCATTTTGCCGGAGGTCGCAAACTCATATAGCGCACGAACCGCCCTCACTCCACGATCGGGATCATCTTTCGGGGGATCTGCAATGAACCAGGGGAAATTGCCTTCCATGTCGAATGTCTGTTCATCCCTTTTCTCCGCCCAAAAGACAATCGTAGTATTTCCAACTGTTACATTGTTTTCTGAATCTTTCCCTAGCAGGAAATTTAATGCC of Acetomicrobium sp. S15 = DSM 107314 contains these proteins:
- the cas7c gene encoding type I-C CRISPR-associated protein Cas7/Csd2, coding for MGQINKRYDFVIFFDVQDGNPNGDPDAGNLPRIDAETGMGLVTDVCLKRKVRNYVALTKNYHRPYDIYIKEKAVLGKSHWEAFENLGIPLGQESRNLIPKELEDAINDLALPEGLKIVEEDNQSLLVVEASADVKLIKDLIKDMNLGKEVKKFVDNVLKGSKARKPTAEETEKGREWMCKNFYDIRTFGAVLSLKTAPNCGQVRGPVQLTFARSVEPIVALEHSITRMAVATEAEAERQSGDNRTMGRKFTVPYALYRAHGFISAHLAAQTGFSQEDLDLFWEALVNMFEHDRSAARGMMCTRAVVAFEHQSALGNKAAYELFSRVSAERVSEGPARSFSDYRIALDSEPLKQVFNIIPVTN
- the cas8c gene encoding type I-C CRISPR-associated protein Cas8c/Csd1 encodes the protein MILQALAEYYQRKMADPENSMAPIGWEWKEIPFLLVINERGELQAIQDTREQKGNRLRAKAFLVMQGEKRSSAIKPNLLWDNVEYVLGANPRGRKDISKRHEAFKRRIAEEFTEGEEPTVVLAVKKFLENNPIKQIEQKTEYSELWKEILNSNAFVTFKLEGNDSMTIFDDLRDTLPKEKEDSGMKWSVCLVSGKKAYIPRTHPAIKGVRGTNTSGAAVVSFNLDAFSSYGKEQNLNAPLSKRATFEYTTALNFLLGKDSENNVTVGNTTIVFWAEKRDEQTFDMEGNFPWFIADPPKDDPDRGVRAVRALYEFATSGKMPAASEERFYVLGLAPNTARISVRLWRSGTLKEFAEKIIQHFEDINIIKSPNDPEYLTLSQLVRSTALDNKTENVLPKLAGDVLASVIDGTPYPRTLLQQCISRIRAERRVGRTRAAILKGCINRFQKNYAGLRKEALGVGLDKSNKNTAYRLGRLFSVLEKIQEESHPNINTTIRDRFYGAASSSPVSVFPQLLKLKNHHLAKLESKSRKLYFEREIGEIMEEINSFPRYLTIDQQALFAIGYYHQRQDFFQKRKNDQ
- the cas4 gene encoding CRISPR-associated protein Cas4 — its product is MYSEDELLPISALQHLAFCERQWALIHLERVWQDNVFTVEGKQLHEKVHEADSECRGGVKIIRSLRLRSFSLGLVGQADVVEFEESDPGNASIRIIEYKRGRPKIDHCDEVQLCAQALCLEEMLRALVSEGCFFYGKSRCRYQIIFTDALREETKTLARRLHELSEEKTTPHAHYGKRCESCSLIDVCLPKSTEKRRKASRYLGSIISSSLKQDMDGEENR